The genome window GGCAGGTAAAGAACGCAAATTGAAGCTACAGGAGTTGGAGGAGCTACGCCTAGAGGCATATGACAATTCGGTCATCTACAAAGGTAAGTCGAAGGCATTTCGTGACTCAAAGCTGATTCGCAAGGAGTTCAATGTAGGGGAAAAGGTATTGctatttaattctaaatttaaaccGTTTCCCGATAAGTTAAAATCAAGGTGGCTTGGTCCATTTATAATAACCGAGGTGCATCATCATGGGGCAATCGAAATTAGGAGCCtcgaaactaataaaattttcaaagtgaaTGGTCACAGGTTGAAACATTTTCATGAAGGAGAGCAAGCAGCTTGGTTGGAGGAAATCAATCTTGAGGATCCATGAGAAATTGTGATGTCGAGCCACCGACTTAAAACAAAGGCGCTTGTGGGAGGCAACCCACATATTCAGGGaagttttctttattattattatttctttccattaagttaattttaatttttaatttttcttttgcattagggacaatgcaaacattaagtatgggggagaatcaattcattgattttctaacatatttgatGCTTGCAACTTTCATGAATAAGTCTTGTCGAAATTCCTTTAGGAgactatttaaataaaagaatgaagatgtatttcatgaattcaagTTGATTGGGGTGGTTGCATGTCGATTGGttgggttaaattttgttttcaattaattgattttggtgcatatttaatttgtttaaaaaaatattattaaattaattaatctgcTTAATTGATCAATTATGTGGTCCTTGTGAGGAATTTGAGCCTAGAGCGTAAGTTGGGGCATCCATGCCAACTTGAGAggttattattcattcatgtgTGATTTTTTGTTATCGGCTATCAATTACTCTAGAACTTGCTTTAGATCTTATTAAGGATAGTAATACATTTGATTTTCATTAATATGATTTAAGAGGCCATAGGAATTAAGCCACGATTACTCATAAAAAACCGAACTTGACATTATTCCATTAGCTAGCCAATTTGAAGCcttaatttccttattttttctACACCTCTAGAAATTAAGCCAAAGCCGAATCAACTCACCTTTTTAGGGTAGTTAATTCAGTCTGGAAGTTCATCCTAATTTCGACATATGCTGGTCAATGTGGGGTGACATTTAGCTGGAAAGTAAAGGATGATTTTCGTGAAAAAAAGAAGCAGCAAGTTGCAACCTTCCTAGTGAATTTAATGAATGAAGCATTATGTGTTCACAATGAGGTGAATCGGCTGAATCGGCTAGTTTATTTATGCTTAGTTAGACACTTATGAAACCGAGCACAagtgatttaaaaatttattttgttctaaaatcaaatttggcattcttgaattgtttgattttatcttccaaagattttttttctaattcaattgGAGTGATCACCTAATTAATTTGGgaaattttcttataatcattTAAGTGCAAATTGAGGAATTGAATTTCTCAATTAAGCTTAgaattagtgataattaattgGCCGTAGCTAATTAAGACAACTTCAGATTTAATCTTAGAAGTCGCTGGTGGATTTTCTTTGGTTAAGGCCAGGCGAAGTCTCTAAATCTCTAAAAACCTTTAACAGGTCAACACAAAGATAATTAAAGGTAAATTTCAATCATGgacgttctctaattgaataatttactaGGGATAGGAAGTCGCTTCGTAAGTGATTTTTCAGCCTTGCTGCTAATTTGATTTCTTAGCTTAATTTCAGGTTACAAAGGACTTGTGCTTGGTGGATTAAGGCGTCAATAACTAAGCATTATTCTTCTCTTGATATTTTCTCCTCAGCAGTTTTAATTCGAGCCaaagtttatttattacttGAGACTATTTTTAGCAATCGTAAAACATAAACTTCCCCCATTTTTCCTCTCTTTTGTTTcgcatgttttttttttacattactttaattttaaattgcttCGAATAGATTTGTTGCAAGCTTCCTCGTGGGACGATTCCCTATTTACCCTATATTACAAGTTAATGTAGGTTAAGTATGTGAGTTTAATTTGGCAGACGTAAACGATAGCTACCAGTTACTGTGAAAAAGATTTgagttttactttcttttcttttgttgatcattaaattgatacaaataaatggtatttgtttattgtagtcatTTCAGGTTAAAAGTCTTTTTATTGCAAAGGACCTTCCTTCTTATGTTTCTGATGGGGATTCCATTAAACAGTTTATAATTCTTCCAGAATTGAATCCAATAACTGGTTTCTTAAGGATAAATTGAGTTCTGGTATTGATTCATTATAAATTGGATTCTTAAGGATAAATTGGTCAAATTCTTTGTAATTTGAGTTGTGATAAATCAATTTCTTACTTGCTGGATTGATCTTATTTGGACAGTTATTTTAGTGTAGTCAAGCACCATATTTAGGCACCAATGGCAATACTGAGCTTGCAAAAGCCAACTTTCATTGAGGCACATGCATTTTGACAGAAAAAGCTCAAATATGTTTGTAGCTGTTGAATGCTTGTTAATGAAAAGACAATTAAATAAGTTTGTAGCTGCTTTCTATGTTTCAATTTCTGCGTTTTCTTTACTATGCTTTAGTAAACCAGAAGATTGAAGAGTTGATCTTTTGTTTGGGTTGTGATCTATCTTTGCAACTATTGAGTACTTTCATTTGTTAgtgtaatatatatacatatttatatatatgtttgcaTTTGCTAGTATGTTTGCATTCATTAGCTAAATCGcgtgaataaaattttagaaaaatcaatttaaaaatataaaattactaatttataaaataataaatcttatagataaattttgagtaatacaCCACTTgattgataatttaaaaatctgaTATATAAAtcttatatttaaaagaaaccttaaataaaaaataatgctattataaaattcacataacatttccttttcaaCTTGATTGATAATCAATTAGAATAATTTGTATATAGTGAAATTTaagtcaaatatatatttatatttaaataaaacccaCACATGATTTAAGTAAAgtgaaacttaaaataattaaaataatatatttgaaaactaatATTTGTGTGGCATTATTTTGTGTAGATGGATCGTAATCAACATCAAAATGCAATTGTCGGAGTCGTGGCTTCAGTTTTAGCTTTTGGGGctatttggattaaaaaattagaaactagGAAGGAAATTGCTTCTCACCCTCGTGTGAATcgagattatgaaagagaaaattatattcataatattttatgtagTGGTGACCAGTATTGTATTGATGTGATAAGGATGAGACCgatccctttttttaatttatgtgatattcttagtaggaataatttgttacaatcATCTAAATCTGTCAATATTAGGGAGcaagtagttatatttttacatataattggtcataatgtaaggtttcgagtgattggatctagatattatagatcaactCAGACAGTTCACCATTACTTTAGGGTTGTATTgagagctattttgaaattgtgtagactagttattagattacctgatgagtcaactcctagtgtaattagaaacaatccaaggttttatccttattttaaagattgtattggaGCATTAGATGGAACTTATATTCGTGCATCCGTTCCACTTAGCATGCAAGGAAGATTTCGTAGCCGTAAAGGGGGGACGACACAAAATGTATTGGCTgccattacatttgatttgaaattttcctatgtTCTAGCTAGTTGGGAAGGTAGTGTACATGATTCTCGTATTTTAAGTGATGCACTTTCACGCCCAAGAGGATTAAGAATTTCGGAAGGTAATATTTATCACAAATAGTTATAGTAAGCTTAtagtttattagtattaattatgcattgtaaaattgtaggtaaatattatcttgttgatGCTGGATATGGCATCCGAATTGGATGTATTACCCCATATCGTAGTGtccgatatcatttaaaagagtttggTGCTGAAGGGCCTGAAAATGCAAAGGAACTCTTTAATCTTTGCCATTCATCATTACGGATCATTGTTGAATgtgtttttgggattttgaagaaacAGTTTCGTGTATTAGATGCTGAACCATTTtcgaattttcaaactcaagtagatatagttttggcttgttgtataattcataatcatataatgggagttgatcctagtgatttacttaatcaaggattaTACGAGGCGACTGAGTCTGATTCGATAATACAAACTCTCACGGAGCGAGAAGAAAGACAAGAAGCAAGAGAATGATCTGCTAAGAGAGATGAAATTGCACAAACTATGTGGACTGATTATATGGCTAGAAATATTAGGTAAAtttagggcttagggttattgtttctatgttatgtatgttttagtattaaaattgttttttttttttgtaaatgttggttggataatgatattgaaattttttatagttagttggattttgatatatgtcttgaatttgttagatattgattatgttttaaccttgttggatattgaatttattattatattttaagcttgttggatattAAAATGATTGACAATGACAATTATTTAATGTAGAATGGGTAAGGGCAACAAAGAAGGGACTTCCAAGCAATTCAGGTGGACAAAATCGATGGAACATGTTTTCCTTGAAATTCTAGCAGAGGAGGCTCGAAAAGGAAATAAGCCTTCTAATACTTTCAAAGCAGTTTCTATTAATCGAGTTGTCAACGCCATTTCTGAAAGATTCCAAGTCCAATGCGATGCGAAGCATgtggaaaatcatttgaggacAGTAAAAAACCAGTGGAAGATTATATGCAAAATTCGAGgtgaaagtggttttggatgggatgataacatgaaaatgatcacatgtgatagAGCGACATATGATGCAGCAGtgatggtaatatatgtatatatatgttaagtatatttcaattgttttttacttgttattctaattgtgtataatatccaacaggcacacaagaagtatgaaccatttttgaataaaagtattgatcattatgatgaaatggcTTTGGTTGTTGGCAAAGATATGACAACAGGGAGTTTTGCCAGAACATTTGCTGACATAGATTTGGATGATGGTAATGAAGATTCAATGCCTATAGACTGCGACAATGAAGAGGCTGAAGAGGTAAGAACAAATGTATCTTCATCTGGCACAtccaaacgtaaaagaaaaagtgttcAAGAAAGTCtcgttgatgaacaaattaaatttgtgggtgaacaacttggcaaaattgctaatgctttgaAACAATTTACTGCTGATAAGACATCACAGCTTTACGAACAAGTGATGTCGATGGAGgaagaaggatttgatgatgacttaTTGTGTTCTGTATTTGATTATCTAGTGAATCATGAATCCGATGCCAaagcttttttagttaaaagtaagaagcataaaaaaatttggcttcaaaaaatttctcaaggttgaagatattgatacttttatgtggtgtaatattatgcacttgggcaatgttgttactatgtggtgtactactaattatgtatttggataatattataatttctaGTACTCATTGTGGTTTCGaagcaatttataattattcaatacttgtttttttaacacaattacaaataatttatttgatattagttttttcaatttagaacgattaatattgtagcttaataattgaatattattataaataaatcattgcaatatatgtaaaaaaatttaaaatataaaaatttaataatatatattaatatatgtaaaacaactttttcggaaaatattttgaaatcgcCAAagcaatgagaaaatattttacatgattcaatcaaacaccgtaaaatattttccagtaaatcattttacagaaaagtaaaatattttccagaaatcattttacggaaaacattttactggcaatcaaacggACCCTAAATCTTATCCTGACATTTCATAAACATGTGGATTTTGTGGCCCTTGAACCAATTTAAACTCTTGAACTTGACTCAATTTCAGCTTGGTTTGGATTTGATTTTGGGCTTGACCCGATTTGAACCTCAAGCAATTTAGATTTGATCCGATTTAGACTAGGTTAatgaaaaccaaataaaatatctattaaagaaaacccaaaacatttttattctcaaaattatttaaaaattctatttccCAAAAACCCAAATATCCGCCggagttttttaaaatttaattgaattggaattcaactttaaaattaacctcaaaataattttaaacttaatttaaattcaatctcATGAAATTCTCTTGCAAAATTAATTCAAGCCCAAAACTTgtaaaatcaatttgatttagtccctatctcaaaatttaaatttgattttaatgttgaagctaaatttatttaaccttaaaataaaaaacaactaTATTGTAACTCTCATCCAACGATTTCAAAGTTTAATAAATTCACAACCGTAAACCCAGACAAAATTAGATGTTTACAATAATGAAACATCTCTAGATAATGTAACATATAATTGTCTGTAAAAGTAAATATGTTGTAGAAATACACTAACTATCtattattcttaagttttattaaaacatatagTTGTCTATGAGTGGAAATATATTGtgtaattattatcttttaattttgttaacaGTCATTGCGAAAGAAAATGTAGTGGAATTGAAAATTGCTTTTGCTTCAAACAGTCAAACTAACCAATGTGTTATAAAGGTAGATGATGCtaaattaaactataatcattaaaaaaattaaacattcaaCACTATTTGATCtcttattttaatgatttatatattacatatttattagaTTTATTGTTCGGTATTATTCATAGTGTATATGAATATGAATAGAAAATATACACATGGGTGTTAATTCAAATACTTTAGATATTGTAATTCGAATAATTTTGGACAttccatttatatatttaaaattattattttaatctaaaattttagttttcaaacaaaattataatatttttaggaatttaattaataaagtaatttatttgtagttgtatataaaattatgataatattattaaatacaatatgtatttttatctatatatagattgtaaatataaatatatatatatatatatatatatatatttgacaacaagaacaaaattaaatgaatgaaatttattaaatcatttaaaactctaacgattttttaaaaatatttttaataaaattagagttatattatttttaaaaataaaaataaaaatatatataaaacaaaaattataaatttcgaGAGATAAAAAGAGTATTGAGATCctgtacaatttatatattttttaaatagataataaactacactaataattattattattcatcattatttataaaaactaaactcTAATAAAAAGTATTGAAtgtgatcaaattttatatttttgcgaAAATTGCAAAATGACGTTATATGGCAAACAGTGCTGCAATTGGTAGCAATGAGATGGCGGCAATAGTTGAATCAAAATGCACCAACAAATTAATGGAATTGGTGGCAACAGTTGcagcaacaaaaacaaaaacaaaaacaaatattgaaataaacaGCAACTTATAAACGACTATTGAAGCTCAAACTGCTACAAACCAATTGGCAAGGAAGCAGCTAAAAGAGAACTCTCTGGCTGTTCTCTTCTTCTACTTGTtcccttctttatttttttacccatgattatgaaaatatctaaCAGTCCAATATTACTTAATAGAGCTAACTTGATATATAATTCTAAcacttaaatgataattaatataaataaattgtaatttattaatgtaaaataataaaaaaagatgtatcttaaaaatataataccaaataaaactatgaattaattaaataatactaGATGAGGTTAATTGTGATTTGAagttttatcataaaataatataaatttatcaaaaggaaaaatattatcaCTACCATAGGCTTCTTCCTTACACAGCGGGTAAATACCcttttcactatttattttatgtaatcaCTTCTATATAATTATGAAGAAAACTTATGTCTAGActtcttttattatataaccctattttatgtaaaaattattataattattttaaaatgtcaatttaataatataatggaaaataaattatattttatcagtTCAAAAGTTTCTCttaattttagttagttttaataatataattttaatggttgttatatataattgataatcataatttctttaaatttttaaataatatataaatttggaCTATATAAGAAAGTAAACTctaatactaattttaaaaaataaaaataaaaataggtaaaGTAACATGCAccaattagaataataattcaagataaatataaaagatatttacactaaattaataaacacatttaataataatgaataaataatcaTTGTTAAGggcaaaatataattaaaagcccttttttttaatatttaccgaaatgggcccggtaaataaatatttactggaatgggccattttccccaaaaacacgtccacgtcagcgcgatgtcagggtacgtgacaGGAAAACGCGTCCTCAAGGGCGCGCTTTGTCCACATGGACAGAAAGAGCGCTGACGTGGATGCattttgttgccacgtcagcgCGTCCCAGGGGACGCGTTTTCCCCGCAGGTGAATAGTGCAAACGGTCATTGTTTTGACCATTGTctcccccaacggtaaaaaaatatatatataaaaacccCTCAccccttcatttttttcacaaattaattctttctcaattattttctcaatttcctctcaaactgctctcaatttcctttcaaatttctctcaaatccatatttaatctcattctgctctcaaattcctcttaaatttctcttaaatccctatttttaattatttttaaaaaaatttactttttttaaaaaaaatttaaatcgtaaaaatttgtacgaatttAGCAATGGACGGagaattgattcgtcttgataacaagcacatatccgtcgaacaaatgaaaatggtaagtgttaaatttattttttaaatattatttaagatttttttatttatgcatttttaaataattattaatttattatttgttataaaagtctgtagatcgtatattggaatgctatatccggaatatgcatggtcctccgtCACTattggtagagaattacctgcgggaagcggatTTTTGGCACGTCgtgacggtaggccggggatgcaagttggacttGAAATTTATCAGTACGTTGgttgagaggtggagacccgagacgcacacattttatcttccatgtggagagtgcactatcactttggaagatgtcaaactgcaattgggattgccggtggacgagTACACAATCACTAGGTCTGTTCAACTGGCGATTGGGGAGCGGTGTGCTATGAGCTTTTGGGCGCTCGTGGCAACAAAACAAGTCCACGTCAGCTTGCtttttgtccacgtggacaaagcgcgCCCTTGAGGACACGTTTTCCTGTCACATACCCTGACATCGTGCTGACATGGACTCGTTTTCGGGGAAAAGAGCCCATTCcggtaaaaaattatttatcgggtccatttcggtaaatattaaaaaaaaacttttaattgtattttgcccaaaaatttatccaaattcgTATTCGTGCTTCTTATA of Gossypium raimondii isolate GPD5lz chromosome 3, ASM2569854v1, whole genome shotgun sequence contains these proteins:
- the LOC105793946 gene encoding uncharacterized protein LOC105793946; protein product: MEHVFLEILAEEARKGNKPSNTFKAVSINRVVNAISERFQVQCDAKHVENHLRTVKNQWKIICKIRGESGFGWDDNMKMITCDRATYDAAVMAHKKYEPFLNKSIDHYDEMALVVGKDMTTGSFARTFADIDLDDGNEDSMPIDCDNEEAEEVRTNVSSSGTSKRKRKSVQESLVDEQIKFVGEQLGKIANALKQFTADKTSQLYEQVMSMEEEGFDDDLLCSVFDYLVNHESDAKAFLVKSKKHKKIWLQKISQG